A single region of the Candidatus Cloacimonas sp. genome encodes:
- a CDS encoding R3H domain-containing nucleic acid-binding protein, whose product MTTIDKSGTSLEDIIRDFRKDYNIHDWELQYEILKKPSKGIFGLFAHKLAVVRFQLPTTQDRAKLFMQALLEKMGIKYASLNSKMEGKSIYLEINGSADSGFLIGKNGSMLDNLQYLINRIFETDRQVEKIYLDVDGYRERQADIFIKPYIPKILQVKLSGKSITLEPMTASQRRIIHRFVEKENGLRTLTIGEGEKKRIVIFSARQNEKDALSQSKAIHQNRNPHPDHPTKKPVTKTYPKNNNAKSKPHLKQPDNTN is encoded by the coding sequence ATGACCACTATAGATAAAAGCGGAACATCTCTGGAAGATATTATCAGAGATTTCCGCAAGGATTATAACATTCACGATTGGGAACTGCAATACGAAATCTTAAAAAAACCCTCCAAAGGCATTTTTGGACTTTTTGCCCACAAACTTGCCGTAGTGCGTTTCCAACTACCTACTACACAGGATAGAGCTAAACTTTTTATGCAGGCCTTACTGGAAAAAATGGGCATTAAATATGCCTCCTTAAACAGTAAAATGGAAGGCAAATCTATTTATCTCGAAATAAACGGTTCCGCCGATTCCGGTTTTTTAATCGGCAAAAACGGTTCTATGCTCGATAATTTGCAATACTTGATAAATCGTATTTTTGAAACCGACCGCCAGGTGGAAAAAATTTACCTGGATGTAGATGGATATAGAGAACGCCAGGCAGACATTTTCATTAAACCCTATATTCCTAAAATACTGCAAGTTAAGCTAAGCGGAAAATCCATTACCTTGGAACCGATGACCGCTTCCCAAAGACGCATCATTCATCGTTTCGTGGAAAAAGAAAATGGCTTGCGCACTCTTACTATTGGCGAAGGCGAAAAAAAACGCATTGTTATCTTTTCGGCTCGCCAAAACGAAAAAGATGCCCTCTCTCAAAGCAAAGCCATACACCAAAACCGCAACCCTCATCCTGACCATCCAACCAAAAAGCCAGTAACAAAGACCTATCCCAAAAATAATAATGCCAAATCCAAACCGCACTTAAAACAACCTGATAATACGAACTAA